One genomic region from Cyclopterus lumpus isolate fCycLum1 chromosome 20, fCycLum1.pri, whole genome shotgun sequence encodes:
- the ccr9b gene encoding C-C chemokine receptor type 9: protein MWLKGNHISKRRCVCVLKRPVARPRQKKQRLLPPSHHSVDNMEETFTINMTTGTDYAGTDYSGTDPTEYPDDYGSEPTVNSGMCGRSWVREFRGQYEPPLFWLIFLLGAVGNLLVVWIYTTVRNRLKTMTDVYLLNLALADLFFLCMLPFWAVDAINGWHFGIGLCKMVSAVYKINFFSSMLLLTCISVDRYIAIVQVTKAQNLKKKGLFYSKLACLGVWFVSTLLALPEFIFAQVKTDQSGQSFCVLVFWNNAYNRTKILVLSLQICVGFFLPLLVMLFCYSVIIRTLLQAKSFEKHKALRVIFALVFVFVLSQLPHNGVLILEATQAANTTITNCNTVYGFDVAGQIAKSLAFTHACLNPFLYVFIGVRFRQDLGRIVKKCAGGLRKGGLSKIQAVPKRPSVMSDTDTTPALSI, encoded by the exons ATAACATGGAGGAGACATTCACAATTAATATGACCACAGGAACTGATTATGCTGGAACTGATTATTCTGGAACT GACCCGACTGAATACCCAGATGACTATGGTTCAGAGCCGACTGTAAACTCAGGCATGTGTGGCAGGAGCTGGGTGAGGGAGTTCCGCGGGCAGTACGAACCACCTCTCTTCTGGCTCATCTTCCTCCTTGGCGCCGTGGGCAACCTGTTGGTGGTTTGGATCTACACCACCGTGCGCAACCGCCTGAAGACCATGACCGACGTGTACCTGCTCAACCTGGCGCTGGCTGACCTCTTCTTCCTGTGCATGCTGCCCTTCTGGGCTGTCGATGCCATCAATGGCTGGCACTTTGGCATCGGCCTCTGCAAAATGGTGTCGGCGGTCTATAAAATCAACTTCTTCAGCAGCATGCTCCTGCTCACCTGCATTAGTGTGGACCGCTACATCGCTATTGTGCAAGTCACCAAGGCCCAGAACCTGAAGAAAAAGGGGCTGTTTTACAGCAAACTGGCCTGCCTGGGTGTCTGGTTTGTCTCCACTCTCCTGGCCCTCCCGGAGTTCATCTTCGCCCAGGTGAAGACGGACCAAAGCGGGCAATCCTTCTGTGTTCTGGTTTTCTGGAACAACGCGTACAACCGCACCAAGATCCTGGTTCTGTCCCTGCAGATCTGCGTGGGCTTCTTCCTTCCTCTACTAgtcatgttattttgttactcGGTCATCATTCGCACACTTCTGCAGGCCAAGAGCTTTGAAAAGCACAAGGCCCTACGCGTCATCTTTGCTTTGGTGTTTGTGTTCGTTCTCTCTCAGCTGCCTCACAACGGCGTGCTGATATTGGAGGCCACGCAGGCCGCTAATACTACCATCACCAATTGTAACACCGTGTATGGGTTCGATGTAGCCGGACAGATCGCCAAGAGCCTGGCGTTTACTCACGCCTGCCTGAACCCATTCCTGTACGTCTTCATTGGAGTGCGCTTCAGACAAGACCTCGGGAGGATCGTGAAGAAGTGTGCTGGCGGTCTGAGAAAAGGAGGGCTCAGTAAAATACAGGCAGTTCCCAAACGTCCCTCTGTCATGTCAGACACTGATACTACACCTGCCCTTTCTATATAA